The Saliniramus fredricksonii genome segment TGCTGCGTCCCGCGCACCTGCCGATGGCTGCGTCCCGGAATCCGCCCGACCCGTCATGATCCTCACCTTTCCTGCCGTTTCGCCGCCCCTGCCGCTGCGGCATGTCGAAGGCAGCGATAGCGCCGTTTGCGCCTTGCGGCAAACCGTGATCTCTATGCGCGATCCCTCCCATGGACAGATCAAAGCGCATGAACGGCTTCCTTCGCTTCGCCAGAGACAATGCCGTCTGGCTCCTCGCCGGATTTCTGCTGACCTTCGCATCAAGCTTCGGCCAGACCTTCTTCATCGCGGTCTTCGCCGGTGAGATCCGGGAATATTTCGGCCTGTCGCATGGCGGCTGGGGCAGCCTTTATGCCATCGCGACAATGGCTTCGGCGGCGACCATGGTCTTTGCCGGCACGCTCTCGGACCGTTTTCGTGTCAGGGTTCTGGGCGCGGGCGTCCTCATCGGGCTGGGGATGGCGGCGCTCGGGATGGCGCTCGCCACACATGTCATCGTGCTCGTCGTGGCGATCTATTTCCTGCGCCTGTTCGGTCAGGGCTTCATGGGGCATATCGCCATGGTCGCGATGGCGCGCTGGTTCGTGGCGACGCGCGGGCGGGCGGTCTCGATCGCCGGGCTCGGGGTGGCGACGGGGGAGGCGTTCCTGCCGATCATCTTCGTGGCCCTGCTCGGCCTGTTCAACTGGCGCATGCTCTGGGTTGCCGCCGCGCTGATCCTGATCGCCTTCGCGCCGCTTCTCTACCTGCTGCTCGGGCGCGAGCGCACGCCGCAGTCGTTTTCCCGCGATAGCGGCTCGCAGGGCTTCGACGGGCGGATGTGGACGCGCGGCGAGGTCTTCCGGCACCGCTTCTTCTGGCTGATGGTGCCGGCGCTGCTCGGCCCCTCCGCCTGGATGACCGCCTTCTTCTTCCACCAGGTGCATCTCGCCGAGGCGAAGGACTGGGCGCATCTGACGCTGGTGGCGCTGTTCCCGCTCTTTACCGGGACGAGCGTGCTGTTTCTGCTGCTCGCCGGCTGGTTCGTCGACCGCTTCGGCTGCGCGGCGCTGGCGCGGCTCTACCTCGTTCCGATCGCGCTGGGATATATCGCCTTCGCGCTCGCGCCGAGCCCGGCGGCTGCCGGCTTGGCCATCATCCTGATGGGCGCCTCGACGGGCATGCACACGACGCTGATGGCGACGCTCTGGGCCGAGGTCTACGGCACCCGCCATCTCGGCGCGATCCGCGCCATGATCGCCGCGATCATGGTGCTCGGCACCGCGCTCGGCCCTGCGATCAGTGGCGCGCTCATTGATCTCGGCCTCGCGCTGCCGGACCAGTTCTTCGGCATCGCCGCCTATTTCGCCGCCGCCGCAGGTCTCGCGATCTACGCAACGATGGCCTTGCCGAGGCATCGCGGCAATGACGCGCAGCCCGTGTGAGCGATGAGGGCTGGCCTCGTCGGGGCCGGCGTTCTAAACCATGAGATAAAACGAAGACGCGGGTCGCGCGCATGCGCCATGCCCGCAAGGAGATGCCATGTCCGTCGCAAATGCCGCCGCACCCGCGCAACCGCAATCGCTGCCCGCCCTGCTTGATGAAGCCGTTACCAGTCTCGAGGCCCTGCTCGATGCCGCGCGCGACAAGCTGCGCCCGCGCATCGTGATCGATGGCCGCGTCGATGCAGCCCGGCTCGATGCCGAACAGCATGCCGCCCATGGTCTGGCCTGGCTCGCCACCTATGTGCGCGCCTTGCGCGAACTTGCCGCCTGTAGCGAACGCCTGAGCGCGGAAGGGCGCTTCGGG includes the following:
- a CDS encoding MFS transporter, with amino-acid sequence MDRSKRMNGFLRFARDNAVWLLAGFLLTFASSFGQTFFIAVFAGEIREYFGLSHGGWGSLYAIATMASAATMVFAGTLSDRFRVRVLGAGVLIGLGMAALGMALATHVIVLVVAIYFLRLFGQGFMGHIAMVAMARWFVATRGRAVSIAGLGVATGEAFLPIIFVALLGLFNWRMLWVAAALILIAFAPLLYLLLGRERTPQSFSRDSGSQGFDGRMWTRGEVFRHRFFWLMVPALLGPSAWMTAFFFHQVHLAEAKDWAHLTLVALFPLFTGTSVLFLLLAGWFVDRFGCAALARLYLVPIALGYIAFALAPSPAAAGLAIILMGASTGMHTTLMATLWAEVYGTRHLGAIRAMIAAIMVLGTALGPAISGALIDLGLALPDQFFGIAAYFAAAAGLAIYATMALPRHRGNDAQPV